AGCGGTCAGTGGTGTAACGGTTTCTCCGCCATCTCCTTGCGCAGTTCGGCCAGGTTCGACCGCGAGACGCCGTCCTCGAACTGCTGGAGCAACGCGAAGACCTCGGCTCGAGAGACCTTGACGTCGCCCTCGCGGACGACGTCCTCGGGTCGCTCTCGAAGTTCGCGGAGCGTCCCGACGGCCAGCAGGTAGGGAATCGCCCACGCGGAGAGCCGGTTACCGTGGTGTTCGGGGACGACCTCGAGGTACCGTTGGGCGTCGTCGAGGTAGCGCTCGGCGCGGCCTGTCACCCGCTTGATGACGTTCGTGACGCCACCGTGGTGGGCCTCGTCGGTGACCGCCTCGACGTCGACGTTCTCCGCCGCGAGCCACTCGGCGGGGAGGTAGACGTTGTTCTCCTCGTGGTAGTCGTCCTCGACGTCTTTCGCGATGTTGACCAGTTGCAAGAGGAGGGCGAACGAACGGGCGTTCTCCCGCATCTCATCGGCCCGCTCTCGGGAGGTGCCGCGGGCGACCAGCCCGGTGATCAGCGTCCCGACGGTGCCGGCGGCGTACCAGCAGTACTCCTCGAGTTCCTCGACGGTCTGTAAGCGCAGTCCGCCCTCGGTGGCGTAGCGGTCGGTGAACATCGCCATGCCGTCGACGAGTTCCCGAACCGGTTCGCGCATGATCTCGCGGGGCTCGTCGGCAAGCGACTCGAAGGTCCTCAGCACTCGCGGCGTCTGGGCGACGACCTCCCAGTCGTCGCCGCGTTCCTCGGGGAGCCACGGCTCGACGTCGGTCATGAACTCCGAGACGGTTCGGTCGGCATCCGGATCGAGCACGCGATCGTATTCGGTGAGCAATTCCGTCTGCGTTTCCGGCGGAATGTGTCCTGCGTCTTCGATCGTGTCGGCGACCCGACAGAGGAGGTATCCCAGACAGATGTGTCTCGCCATCGGCTCCTCGAGCCGATCGATCGTTATCGAAAAGGTCCGCGAAACGCCGTGAACCGCGTCGTAACACCACTCCAGGTCGGCGTCAGTTGGAGGTTCGGGCTGGCCCGTGGTCATCTACTCGAGTCCATTTCGACCTCTCCCGGGAAAAACACCCCGGTCGCGGCGTGTTCTTCCGGTCGACGTGAACGTCGGCGTCCAAACCCGGGGACGGGAGAGGGGCGGCGAGAGCGCGCCGGCGGCCCGGCAGTTCCCGCCGCAATTCGTTTCCCGCCGCGCGGCCAAAGCGCGGTCGTGACTCGGAACGTACTCGTCGCCGGCGCACACGGACAGGTGGGACAGCACGTCACCGAACTGCTCGCCGAGCGCGGCGACACCGCTCGAGCGATGGTCCGCGATCCGGACCAGACCGACGAGGTGGAAGCACTGGGCGGCGACCCCGTCGTCGCGGATCTGACCGAGGACGTCGCGGACGCGGTCGAAGGCTGCGACGCGATCATCTTCGCCGCCGGCTCGGGCGGCGAGGACGTCTACGGCGTCGACCGCGACGGCGCGATCAACCTGATCGACGCCGCCGAAGACGCGGGAATTGACCGCTTCGTCATGCTCAGTTCGATGGGCGCCGACGACCCGGAGTCGGGCCCTGACGCCCTCGAGGACTACCTGATCGCCAAGGCCGAGGCCGACGAGTACCTCCGACAGAGCGACCTGCAGGAGACGATCGTCCGGCCGGGCGAACTGACGACCGACTCCGGAACCGGGACGGTCGAAGTCGGCGACGACATCGGGCTGAACGCCGGCAATATCCCCCGCGAGGACGTCGCCCGGACGCTCGTGGTCGCGCTCGAGCACGACGAACTGATCGGTGAGACGTTCGAACTCCTCTCGGGCGACGAACCGATTGAGGAGGCCCTCGAGACGATCGCCCCGCGATGACGAGAGACGGACGAGTACGCTCGTGTTGCCCCGACGAACCGTCCGTCGTCGCCGCGGTCAGAGCACCGTTCGAACGAGACGCGACTCCGCCTTCTGGAGGTGTTCCGCCGTAGTACTGCGCGCACAGTCCAGTTCCGCGGCCACGTCTTCGATCGTCGCCTCGCGCGGGGTCTCGTAATAGCCCACCGCCTTCGCGGTGGCGAGCGTCTCCCGCTGGCGCGACGTGAGCGCGGCGTCGACGGTCTCCCGCGGCGTGTCGTACTCCCCGACGCGCTCGACCGCGACGTCGATCCCGTCCGGAACGGCCGCCAGCGCCGCCCGGAGCGCGTCGCCCTCACCGACGACCCCAAAGCGTACCCCGCCGTCGTCCTCGTAGGTCAATGGTGGGAGGACAACCAGTCCGTCCCGCGTGAACGCGCCGTACAGCGTCCGTTCGACTTCGGTCGTCCGACCCTGCGTGTAACAGTAGCACCGCCGTTCGTCGATTCGGGTGACGCCGAACGACTCGATCTCGGGAATCGACTCGAGCGCGTCGGCGAGACGTTCGGGATCACCGACGACGTAGAACAGGATCGCGGGGACGTTGACGTCCGTGGTGTTCCAGTGAAGCATCCGGACGCGGTCGACGAATTCCCGTTCCGTCATGGCCGTGTGCACCGGATGGATTTCGCGGTCCGTCGGCCGGACGGTCAGCCGGAGATACCTCATCGGTCGGCGGTTCGGTCGGCGATAACATAAAAGTCCGAATATGTATCGCAGAACCGGACTCCGGGAGCGACTCGAATCGTCGCGTATGACGTTACTCCCCGAGGCGATAGCACGGACGCTGTTCGGTGCCTCGCCGACCGCACTGGAACGGGCCGTCGCCGCGATCACGGCTGCCGGTCTTGTCGCGCTGATTCCGCTGACGTGTGCGGCGATCGTCATCTGGGCCAAGCGCAAGGTAACGGCCGCGTTCACTGACCGGATCGCCCCGAACCGGCTCGGGCCGTTCGGAACGCTGATTATCGTCGCCGACGCCATCCGCCTGCTCTCGAAAGAACTGATCGTCCCGGAGGGCGCCGACCGCCCGGCGTACGACCTCGGACCGGTCCTCGTCGTCTTCTCGGCCGTCATCGGGTTCGCGGTCGTTCCGATGGGGTCGGTCGATGGCGTCACCGTCCAGTTGGCAGACCCCGAAACGGGGCTCGCGTACGTCTTCGCGGTCGCGTCGCTCGCCACGCTCGGGCTGGCGATGTGCGGCTACGCGTCGGCGAACAAGTACTCGATGCTCGGCGGCCTGCGCGTGGTCGCACAGAACATCGCTTACGAGATCCCGCTGGTCGTCACCGGGATGTCGGTCGTGATCTTCGCCGGCACGCTCCGGACGAGTGAGATCGTCGCTGCCCAGCAGACGACGCTCGTCGAACTCGGTGGGCTGGCGATCCCGTCGTGGTACGCGATCGTCAACCCCTTCGCGTTTGTCCTCTTCCTGCTCGCGAACCTCGCGGAAGTAGGGCGCAATCCCTTCGATACGCCGGAAGCGCCAACTGAACTCGTCGCCGGCTACCAGACAGAGTACTCCTCGGTCTACTTCGTGCTCGTCTATATGGGTGAGTTCGTGCACGTCTTCCTGGGCGGTGCGCTCGTCGCGACGATCTTCCTCGGCGGACCGGCCGGTCCGCTCCTCCCTGGATTCGTCTGGTTCCTCGTCAAGATCTGGGCTGTGTTCCTGTTCACGCAGTGGGCCCGCTCCGCGCTGCCGCGGGTCCGGATCGACCAACTCATCGAGATTGGCTGGAAGGGACTGCTCGTCCTCTCGTTCGCCAACCTACTGCTCACGGCCATCGTCGTCGGTCTCCTGGCCCCCTGAAGACGGGTGTTGGGAAGGGAGAATACCGAGCCGACGCCGCGAGGAATCAGCGGTGTCCGTGTCTCGAGACGATCGCTCCGAACTGAGCGTCGCTCGCGGCTCGTTTCGGCTCGGAGCCGCCGTTCCCCGGCCGTCGTAGTCGGGCTTGTTTCGCCCGACCGAGCGTCGAAACCGTCCGTGCGGAACGATACCACTAACAACGCCCACCTCGATAGCTCGCGCATGGACTTCTCACTCTCACCCGAACAGGAGCAGATCCGCGACATGGTGTCGGAGTTCGTCGACGAGGAGGTCGTCCCGATCGCCGACGAGATCGACCACGACGACGAGTTCCCCGCGGACCTCGTGAGCGAGATGGCCGAGCTGGGGCTGATGGGGATGCCGTTCCCCGAGAAATACGGCGGTGCCGGGCTCGATTATCACTCCTACGCGATCGGCCTCGAGGAAATTTCCCGCGGTTCGGGCGGCCTCGGCACGATCGTCGCCGCCCACACGTCGCTGGCTGGAAACATGCTCTACGAGTTCGGCGACGAGTCCCAGAAGGAGGAGTACCTGACGCCGCTGGCGGAGGGTCGAGATATCGGCGCGTTCGCGCTTTCGGAAGCGGGCGCGGGCAGCGACGTGCCGGCGATGGACACCGTCGCCGAGAAGGACGGCGACGAGTACGTCATCAACGGCGGCAAGCTCTGGATCTCGAACGGCTCCGTCGCCGACACGGTCACCCTCTTCGCGAAGACCGATCCCGAGGCGGGCAACAAGGGAATCTCCTCCTTTATCGTCCGGCCCGAGGAGGACGACGGCTTCATCGTCGAGGGCACAGAGGAGAAACTCGGCGACAAGGGGTGTCCGACCGCCGAACTCCGGTTCGACGACCTCCGGATTCCGGAATCGCGACGGCTCGGCGAGGAGGGCGAGGGCTTCGTCCACGCGCTGAAGACGCTCAATGGCGGTCGGATCACCATCGCCGCCCGCGGGGTCGGCATCGCCCGCGCGGCCTTCGAGGAGGCCCGCGACTACGCCAACGAGCGCGAGCAGTTCGGCCAGCCTATCGGCGAGTTCCAGTCGATCAAGCACAAGCTGGCCGATATGGACACCAAGATCCAGGCCGCCAAGATGCTCATGCACAAAGCCGCGGACAAGAAGATCCGCAGCGAGAACTACATCAAAGACGCCTCCCAGGCCAAACTGTACGCCTCAGAGGTGAGTCGCGAGGTCGCCAACGAGGGGATCCAGATCCACGGCGGCTACGGCTACACCAAGGACTTCGCCGCCCAGCGGTTCTACCGCGACGCCAAGCTCAACGAGATCTACGAGGGCACCAGCGAGGTGCTGCGGAACACGATCGGCGACCAACTGCTTGAGGAGTAAGACGACCAGCGATCGCCGATCGAGTACCTCCCGTCCGGCCGTCTGCTCGGACGCCTCCCGTCAGTAGAGCGGGCGACTTTCGTCGGCGCCGTCGGTCGAGCGGGGGACGGAGAGCGTCGCGGCGACGTGAGCCAGACCGAACAGCGCGACGGTGATCGCCGCGAGAAGCAGTCCGGAAACCGGGAGCAAACCGGACGCAGAGGCCGCCAGCAGGCCGACGCCCGCGCCGATCGCCCCGACGTAGTACTCGCTGTTCGAACGCACAACTGATCCGTGAGGGGCGCCGTCGGTCGACCGGTCGTCGCCGGCGGTAGCGTTCGCTGCGTCGAGATACGGGCGAAAGATCTCGAGTCGATCGGTCGGGTGAACGATGCCGCGGGGTTTGTCGTACTCGATGATCCCCTCCTTGTCCAGTTTCGGCAGATGGCTCTGGTACAGCGGGATGTAGACGCGCTGGCGCTGGGTCGAGGTTAGGTTTTCGACGGTCGTCTCGTTTTCTTTCGCCGCGACGAGTTCGGCGATGTCGCGCATCTTGACGGAGTCCGTTTCCGTTCTGTCCAGCAGATAGGCGATCACGTCTCGTCTGCGATTCGTCTGGAGGATGTGGAAGATCTCGTCCTGAGAGAGTTCGCGCGGCTCGTCGGATCGTGAATCCCCGGAGGACTCTATCGAAGGGCGGGATCGACGTCCTACGTTTCGCACCATTCAGTAATTGAGAAGGAATTTGACCAAACATAAACCTTCCCTACCGATTTGTGCAATTATTCATACACTGGTCCGCAGTTGAATCTAGTATGTTGCCGATCGTCCGCGATTACTAACAGATTCGCGACCGACGTCTCGGCGTCGGAGGCGTTCGTTAGCGGTATTGTTCAAAATTCGGCCGTTCGGACTTGTCTCCTCTCAAGAGTCTATGTTTCGCCGAATAGGAGTTAAATCTAGACTGGATTTCATATCCAAAATTATCTTATTTCGGAGTGTTGTTGGTTAAATGACAATACCAGGTAGCGTTGTCTAAATGTTATTACTGGGACGATATATTCCACGCTATTTCTCCGATGACTCCGCCGACGGTCGCGGTCAGCGAGGGGACGACGTCGACTCACAACGAACTGCGTCGTAGAGAAAAACAAGACGAGCGCAACGCCGACCGCAGCCACCCGGTTTCGGCCGTCAGTGACAGACATCCGTCGACGAGTCGGCGTCGAACGAGGCGACCGTACGGGCTACTCGCTCGAGTCGTTGCCCCCGAGACAGTCCCGAACCCACTCGTAGTGGTTTCGGACCCGCCGCTCGCCGGCCTCGGTGAGCGCGTAAACGTCGTACAGCCCTTCGGTGTGTTTCTCGACGAAGCCCGCGTCCTCGAGTGCCGACAGCGAGCCGTAGAACGACTTCGGCTCGAGGTGCTCGTCGTAGTGGGACTCGAGGCGCGACTTCAGCTGCTGGCTGCGCAGTTCGCCGTCCTCGGAACCGGCTAGTAGGAAACAGATGTCGCGGCGGCGCCCGCTCCGGAGCCACTTGCTCATACTCGTCTTCGATCGACCGAACGCTCGAGCGTTACGGTTCCGGTCGCGGCCGTCAATTGATCCGACCGAGGACGAAGACGCGATAACACTCCCGAATCCCCGCCCACGCGAGTCCGCCGGCGACCGCGGCGGCGAGTCCCGCGGCGGTTCCGAACTCGAGGAGGACCGCCCCCGCTCCGGAGGCGAGTTCGTGACGGAAGAGGAACCACCGGGTTCCGGGCTCTCCGATCACGACGGTCCCCGAGCCGATGGCCAGCGAGACGAACACCGTCGCGACGAGCGCGGTCGCGAGCAGCGCCAGCGTCCCGACGGCGCCGACGACGATCCGCGAGAGGAATCGCATTCCCGGTCGGCGGCCGTCCTCGGCGGGCGTGGACCTCGAGCCGTAGATCCCGAACCCCTGCGCGTCGCCGTCGGGAAGCGGACCGACGCGGACGTCCGCGGGATACTGCAGGAGAACGC
Above is a genomic segment from Haloterrigena salifodinae containing:
- a CDS encoding SDR family oxidoreductase, translated to MTRNVLVAGAHGQVGQHVTELLAERGDTARAMVRDPDQTDEVEALGGDPVVADLTEDVADAVEGCDAIIFAAGSGGEDVYGVDRDGAINLIDAAEDAGIDRFVMLSSMGADDPESGPDALEDYLIAKAEADEYLRQSDLQETIVRPGELTTDSGTGTVEVGDDIGLNAGNIPREDVARTLVVALEHDELIGETFELLSGDEPIEEALETIAPR
- a CDS encoding DUF7344 domain-containing protein, yielding MVRNVGRRSRPSIESSGDSRSDEPRELSQDEIFHILQTNRRRDVIAYLLDRTETDSVKMRDIAELVAAKENETTVENLTSTQRQRVYIPLYQSHLPKLDKEGIIEYDKPRGIVHPTDRLEIFRPYLDAANATAGDDRSTDGAPHGSVVRSNSEYYVGAIGAGVGLLAASASGLLPVSGLLLAAITVALFGLAHVAATLSVPRSTDGADESRPLY
- a CDS encoding complex I subunit 1/NuoH family protein; the encoded protein is MTLLPEAIARTLFGASPTALERAVAAITAAGLVALIPLTCAAIVIWAKRKVTAAFTDRIAPNRLGPFGTLIIVADAIRLLSKELIVPEGADRPAYDLGPVLVVFSAVIGFAVVPMGSVDGVTVQLADPETGLAYVFAVASLATLGLAMCGYASANKYSMLGGLRVVAQNIAYEIPLVVTGMSVVIFAGTLRTSEIVAAQQTTLVELGGLAIPSWYAIVNPFAFVLFLLANLAEVGRNPFDTPEAPTELVAGYQTEYSSVYFVLVYMGEFVHVFLGGALVATIFLGGPAGPLLPGFVWFLVKIWAVFLFTQWARSALPRVRIDQLIEIGWKGLLVLSFANLLLTAIVVGLLAP
- a CDS encoding phytoene/squalene synthase family protein, whose translation is MTTGQPEPPTDADLEWCYDAVHGVSRTFSITIDRLEEPMARHICLGYLLCRVADTIEDAGHIPPETQTELLTEYDRVLDPDADRTVSEFMTDVEPWLPEERGDDWEVVAQTPRVLRTFESLADEPREIMREPVRELVDGMAMFTDRYATEGGLRLQTVEELEEYCWYAAGTVGTLITGLVARGTSRERADEMRENARSFALLLQLVNIAKDVEDDYHEENNVYLPAEWLAAENVDVEAVTDEAHHGGVTNVIKRVTGRAERYLDDAQRYLEVVPEHHGNRLSAWAIPYLLAVGTLRELRERPEDVVREGDVKVSRAEVFALLQQFEDGVSRSNLAELRKEMAEKPLHH
- a CDS encoding acyl-CoA dehydrogenase, which codes for MDFSLSPEQEQIRDMVSEFVDEEVVPIADEIDHDDEFPADLVSEMAELGLMGMPFPEKYGGAGLDYHSYAIGLEEISRGSGGLGTIVAAHTSLAGNMLYEFGDESQKEEYLTPLAEGRDIGAFALSEAGAGSDVPAMDTVAEKDGDEYVINGGKLWISNGSVADTVTLFAKTDPEAGNKGISSFIVRPEEDDGFIVEGTEEKLGDKGCPTAELRFDDLRIPESRRLGEEGEGFVHALKTLNGGRITIAARGVGIARAAFEEARDYANEREQFGQPIGEFQSIKHKLADMDTKIQAAKMLMHKAADKKIRSENYIKDASQAKLYASEVSREVANEGIQIHGGYGYTKDFAAQRFYRDAKLNEIYEGTSEVLRNTIGDQLLEE
- a CDS encoding helix-turn-helix domain-containing protein; amino-acid sequence: MRYLRLTVRPTDREIHPVHTAMTEREFVDRVRMLHWNTTDVNVPAILFYVVGDPERLADALESIPEIESFGVTRIDERRCYCYTQGRTTEVERTLYGAFTRDGLVVLPPLTYEDDGGVRFGVVGEGDALRAALAAVPDGIDVAVERVGEYDTPRETVDAALTSRQRETLATAKAVGYYETPREATIEDVAAELDCARSTTAEHLQKAESRLVRTVL
- a CDS encoding PadR family transcriptional regulator; the encoded protein is MSKWLRSGRRRDICFLLAGSEDGELRSQQLKSRLESHYDEHLEPKSFYGSLSALEDAGFVEKHTEGLYDVYALTEAGERRVRNHYEWVRDCLGGNDSSE